CGGTCCCGGGATCGCCAGATACGCCAGCCGTTTCATCTCGCGTCGTCCGCGCACGACGGTGTCCAGGATAAGCCCTGCGAACAGGTTAAGCACCGCGACGATCATCAGCCCCGTTGCCAGAATGGCTGTCGGAAAGCGGGGGACGAGGCCGGTCTGGACGTAGGTGACGGCCAGCGGGATGGTCAGCAGGATCGCCGCCAGCGCCAGCACCCCGGCGATCGCGCTGAAGAACCACAGCGGGCGCTCGATGCGATACAGCGTCGCGATGGTGCGGGCGATGCGCGCGCCGTCGCGGTAGGTGTTGAGCTTCGACGCCGAGCCCTCGATCCGCGCGAGATACCGGGTTTCGACCTCGCCGACGGGCATCTTCAGTTCGAGAGCGTGGACCGATATTTCGGTCTCGATCTCGAACCCGCCCGACAAGGCGGGGAAACTCTTCACGAACCGGCGCGAGAAGACGCGGTAGCCCGAGAAGATGTCGGTGAAGCTGCGCCCGAACAGCGAGGCGAGCAGCCCGGTCATCGCGCGATTGCCGAGCACATGGCCGCGGCGATAGGCTTCGGCAGCCTCGTGCACGCGGGTGCCGACGATCATGTCGAGGCCGTCCTCGATCAGCCGCTCGACCATCGCG
The nucleotide sequence above comes from Roseomonas aeriglobus. Encoded proteins:
- a CDS encoding glycosyltransferase produces the protein MPRIAVLLPCYNEEAAIAQTIAGFRDVLPDATIYVYDNNSRDRTADVARAAGAVVRTERMQGKGHVVRRMFADVDADIYVMADGDLTYDPASAPAMVERLIEDGLDMIVGTRVHEAAEAYRRGHVLGNRAMTGLLASLFGRSFTDIFSGYRVFSRRFVKSFPALSGGFEIETEISVHALELKMPVGEVETRYLARIEGSASKLNTYRDGARIARTIATLYRIERPLWFFSAIAGVLALAAILLTIPLAVTYVQTGLVPRFPTAILATGLMIVAVLNLFAGLILDTVVRGRREMKRLAYLAIPGPQA